The Thermovenabulum gondwanense genome includes a region encoding these proteins:
- a CDS encoding sigma 54-interacting transcriptional regulator, translated as MKKKLIELIEKEDKKNPYTDEQLSKLLGMRRDEVTVLRGELNIPDSRERRKPYLLQEIKQILIHNENISNRELTRVLRDRGYDVSRFLISKIRQEMKGILTEPSDKKEKEEIKKPAEKNKVVSGFERIIGYDGSLKPQVEQAKAAVLYPPYGLHTLILGETGVGKTSLAEAMYQYAVEVGRLSKNAPFVVFNCADYAENPQLLLSQLFGHVRGAFTGADAAKEGLVEKANGGILFLDEVHRLPPEGQEILYYLIDKGKFRRLGETETTRQVNVMIIAATTEDVESNLLLTFRRRIPMVIELPPLNTRPIGERFEIIRDFFKREADKIGAKIKVKKEALRALLIYECPGNIGQLRSDIQVACARGFLTYIGNHGNFIEIDLIDLPVHARRGLLKVTNRTPEIENIVSKDLIVLPGESDEKFSVKEDLYVFPEEIYEYIEEKYRELKKEGLSQEVINRVIGGELEVKFQEILRQFETRKKTFEKHELAEIVGEEVAKLSENMVKIAERKLGKIDKYLYYCLSVHLAATLERIKKGKPIINPQLEKIKKDYKLEYKIAKEMAKLTKQHMDFELPEDEIGFIAMYLRTITHPHDNVKKGRVGVVVLTHGHVAKGMVEVANKLLGVDHAVGIEMSLDEKPAVVLERAIEVVKKVDEGKGVLLLVDMGSLITFGEIITKRTGIPTRTIGRVDTIMVLEAVRKAIIPDTSLEEIAESLDKNDISFGRIYTKEDRISAPRAIVTLCLTGEGAALRMKRLIEKKLENTGEIYEIIPLGLTNGEDAKLKIIELQSIKNIVAVVGTIDPQIPEIPFISIEEILDGRAFYRISKYLGINCDKKIEGANSGIFSEMIDEGLILINPDFNSKEEVLEGLFKVLFEKQYVNERFLFDVYKREVIGKTLLQSGAAIPHGLPENVITPKIAMAILKEPVEWENDKFADFVFMLALKEGNKDQFLKLFNMIKEREFLKKLKTYNEAETIKNVFFESLII; from the coding sequence GTGAAAAAAAAGCTAATAGAATTAATTGAAAAAGAAGATAAAAAAAATCCTTACACGGATGAACAACTTTCTAAACTATTGGGTATGAGAAGGGATGAGGTAACGGTTCTAAGAGGAGAATTAAACATACCCGATTCGAGGGAAAGAAGAAAGCCGTATTTATTGCAGGAAATTAAACAGATTTTAATCCACAATGAAAATATTTCAAACAGAGAACTTACCAGGGTGCTCAGGGATAGGGGTTACGATGTATCGAGATTTCTGATATCCAAAATAAGGCAGGAAATGAAAGGCATTTTGACCGAGCCTTCGGATAAGAAAGAAAAGGAAGAAATTAAAAAGCCTGCAGAAAAAAACAAAGTTGTATCGGGATTTGAGAGAATCATAGGGTATGATGGAAGTTTAAAGCCACAGGTAGAGCAGGCCAAAGCTGCGGTTTTATACCCTCCTTACGGATTGCACACCCTTATCTTAGGGGAAACCGGGGTGGGAAAAACGAGTTTGGCCGAGGCCATGTATCAATATGCGGTAGAAGTAGGAAGACTTTCAAAGAATGCTCCTTTTGTAGTCTTTAATTGTGCTGATTATGCGGAAAACCCCCAGCTTTTACTTTCACAGCTTTTTGGCCATGTAAGGGGGGCTTTTACCGGAGCCGATGCTGCAAAGGAAGGACTTGTAGAAAAAGCTAATGGGGGAATTCTTTTTTTGGATGAGGTTCACAGACTGCCGCCGGAAGGTCAGGAAATTTTATATTACCTTATCGATAAAGGAAAATTCAGGAGGCTCGGAGAAACCGAGACTACAAGGCAGGTAAACGTAATGATTATTGCTGCCACTACGGAAGATGTAGAATCTAACCTTCTCTTAACCTTTCGAAGAAGAATCCCAATGGTAATAGAACTTCCACCGTTAAACACAAGGCCAATTGGTGAAAGGTTTGAAATAATCCGGGATTTTTTCAAGAGGGAAGCCGATAAAATAGGAGCAAAAATAAAAGTAAAAAAAGAAGCATTGAGAGCTTTATTAATTTATGAATGTCCTGGAAACATAGGTCAATTAAGGAGCGATATACAGGTAGCCTGTGCCCGGGGATTTTTGACATATATAGGGAATCACGGCAATTTTATTGAAATAGACCTTATTGACCTTCCGGTGCATGCAAGAAGAGGCCTGTTGAAGGTGACAAATAGGACTCCAGAAATTGAAAATATTGTTTCCAAGGATTTGATTGTACTACCGGGAGAAAGTGACGAAAAATTTTCTGTTAAAGAGGACCTTTACGTTTTTCCGGAAGAAATATATGAGTACATTGAAGAAAAATACCGGGAATTAAAAAAGGAAGGTTTGAGCCAGGAGGTAATAAACCGGGTAATCGGAGGAGAATTGGAGGTAAAATTTCAGGAAATTTTAAGACAATTCGAGACCAGGAAAAAAACTTTTGAGAAGCATGAACTGGCAGAAATTGTAGGAGAGGAAGTAGCCAAGCTTTCCGAAAATATGGTTAAAATAGCTGAAAGAAAACTGGGTAAGATTGATAAATATCTTTACTATTGCCTTTCAGTTCATTTAGCAGCTACTTTAGAACGAATAAAAAAAGGCAAACCAATTATTAATCCTCAGTTAGAAAAAATTAAAAAGGATTATAAACTGGAGTATAAGATAGCTAAGGAAATGGCAAAGTTAACAAAACAACATATGGATTTTGAACTGCCGGAAGATGAAATAGGTTTTATCGCTATGTATTTAAGGACTATTACCCATCCCCATGATAATGTAAAAAAAGGGAGGGTTGGAGTAGTCGTTTTAACTCACGGTCATGTGGCAAAAGGCATGGTAGAAGTTGCAAATAAACTTTTAGGTGTGGATCATGCGGTAGGGATTGAAATGTCTTTGGATGAAAAACCGGCAGTGGTTCTGGAAAGGGCTATCGAAGTGGTTAAAAAAGTGGATGAAGGGAAAGGCGTACTATTGTTGGTTGATATGGGCTCTCTAATTACTTTTGGTGAGATAATTACCAAGAGGACGGGAATTCCTACCAGGACTATTGGCCGGGTGGATACTATTATGGTTCTGGAGGCTGTAAGAAAGGCAATAATACCCGATACATCCCTGGAAGAAATTGCAGAAAGCCTGGATAAGAACGACATTAGTTTTGGTAGGATTTACACCAAAGAAGACAGGATAAGTGCCCCCAGGGCAATCGTCACCCTGTGCCTTACGGGTGAAGGAGCCGCTTTACGAATGAAGAGGTTAATAGAAAAAAAGCTAGAAAATACCGGAGAAATTTACGAGATAATACCCCTTGGTTTAACTAATGGAGAAGATGCGAAATTAAAAATTATAGAACTTCAAAGTATAAAAAATATTGTAGCTGTGGTTGGGACTATAGACCCTCAAATTCCGGAAATACCTTTTATCTCTATAGAAGAAATCTTGGATGGCAGAGCCTTTTACAGGATAAGCAAATACCTCGGCATAAATTGTGATAAAAAAATAGAAGGAGCAAATAGTGGAATTTTCAGTGAAATGATCGATGAGGGCTTAATTTTAATTAATCCGGACTTTAATTCAAAAGAAGAAGTGCTGGAAGGACTTTTTAAAGTTCTTTTTGAAAAGCAGTATGTAAATGAAAGGTTTTTATTTGATGTTTATAAACGAGAGGTAATCGGCAAAACGCTTTTGCAGAGCGGAGCAGCTATTCCCCACGGTTTGCCGGAAAACGTTATCACACCGAAGATCGCTATGGCGATACTAAAAGAACCTGTAGAGTGGGAAAACGATAAATTTGCGGATTTCGTATTTATGCTGGCATTAAAAGAAGGTAACAAAGATCAATTTTTAAAGCTTTTTAATATGATTAAAGAAAGGGAATTCCTGAAAAAACTAAAAACTTATAAT
- the uvrC gene encoding excinuclease ABC subunit UvrC — MFNPLKVNKFPEKPGVYLMKDIEGKIIYVGKAINLKNRVKSYFRNKESLSPKVRAMVSQIEDIEFIVTESDLEALVLECNLIKFHKPKYNILLRDDKQYPYIKINLDAPYPYLEIVRRIKKDGAKYFGPFVDAGALRETIDAIRKIFPIRYCSKDLSKLPLKERPCLNYHIKKCLAPCKGGLPQGKYMEMVENIILFLEGKTDLLVNILKEKMFKASEALDFETAAEIKEKLISIEKVRQKQHVVTMDLKNKDIIGYFSFENIICLMVLFVREGKLIERRPFIFNDSYQNEPGEVISSFIKQFYDDMKTIPEEIILPENIEDKDVVEEWLCFKKGAKVKIVIAGENSEEDFKLISLALENAKEYVMQKRLWEKKEECNVLEELKQKLSLQKLPFRIEGFDISNTGGTDSVASMVVFEGGLPKKQDYRRFKIKTVEGPNDFESMKEVIYRRFNRAKKGDEKFGEIPDLLLIDGGPGQLKYAKEALKELGFNEKIEVISIAKELELIYKDDKDPIELPKTSEALKLLQRIRDEAHRFAVTFHRNIRAKRNMDSVLDSIPGIGEKRKKALLQSFPSIEEIKNTSIEELARVPGMNKKAAKAVYNYFHSVLH, encoded by the coding sequence ATGTTTAACCCTTTAAAGGTCAACAAATTTCCTGAAAAACCCGGAGTTTACCTTATGAAAGATATCGAAGGGAAAATTATTTACGTAGGGAAAGCGATTAATTTAAAAAACAGGGTAAAATCCTATTTTAGAAATAAGGAGAGCCTTTCGCCAAAAGTGCGGGCAATGGTTTCTCAGATAGAAGATATTGAATTTATTGTTACAGAATCTGACCTGGAAGCCCTTGTTTTGGAATGTAATTTAATAAAATTTCATAAACCAAAATACAATATTCTATTAAGGGATGATAAACAGTATCCCTATATTAAAATAAACCTTGATGCTCCTTATCCTTATCTGGAAATAGTAAGGCGAATAAAAAAGGACGGAGCCAAATATTTTGGTCCTTTTGTGGATGCGGGAGCTTTAAGAGAAACCATTGATGCAATTCGGAAAATTTTCCCCATAAGGTATTGCAGTAAGGACTTAAGTAAATTGCCTTTGAAAGAACGACCGTGTTTAAACTATCATATAAAAAAGTGTCTTGCTCCTTGCAAGGGCGGTTTACCTCAGGGAAAATATATGGAAATGGTAGAGAATATTATTCTTTTTTTAGAAGGAAAAACCGATTTATTAGTCAATATCTTAAAGGAAAAAATGTTTAAAGCATCTGAGGCTCTGGATTTTGAAACCGCTGCGGAAATTAAAGAAAAATTAATTTCTATAGAAAAAGTAAGGCAAAAACAACATGTGGTAACAATGGATTTAAAGAATAAAGATATAATTGGATATTTTTCTTTTGAGAATATTATTTGCCTGATGGTTTTGTTTGTGCGAGAAGGAAAACTTATTGAAAGGCGGCCATTTATTTTTAACGATTCCTATCAAAATGAACCAGGTGAAGTAATTTCTTCTTTTATAAAACAATTTTATGATGACATGAAAACTATACCGGAAGAAATTATATTGCCTGAAAATATTGAGGATAAAGATGTAGTGGAAGAATGGCTTTGCTTTAAAAAGGGAGCCAAGGTAAAAATTGTCATAGCCGGTGAAAATAGTGAAGAAGACTTTAAATTGATTAGCTTAGCTTTGGAAAATGCTAAGGAGTACGTTATGCAAAAAAGATTGTGGGAAAAAAAGGAAGAGTGTAACGTATTGGAAGAACTTAAACAGAAACTATCATTGCAAAAATTACCCTTTAGAATAGAGGGTTTTGATATCTCAAATACGGGCGGAACGGATTCTGTCGCTTCCATGGTGGTTTTTGAGGGAGGTTTACCCAAAAAGCAGGATTACAGAAGGTTTAAAATTAAAACCGTTGAAGGCCCCAATGATTTTGAAAGTATGAAAGAAGTAATCTACAGGAGGTTTAACAGGGCAAAAAAAGGAGATGAAAAATTCGGGGAAATCCCCGATTTACTTTTAATAGATGGTGGACCCGGTCAATTAAAATACGCAAAAGAAGCCCTGAAAGAACTGGGGTTTAATGAAAAAATTGAGGTAATTTCCATAGCCAAGGAGTTAGAACTTATTTATAAAGATGATAAAGATCCAATAGAACTTCCAAAAACTTCTGAGGCTTTGAAATTGCTACAGCGGATAAGAGATGAAGCTCATCGCTTTGCCGTTACCTTTCATAGAAACATAAGGGCAAAAAGGAATATGGACTCGGTTCTTGATAGTATACCCGGTATCGGTGAAAAAAGAAAAAAAGCCCTTTTACAATCTTTCCCAAGCATAGAAGAAATTAAAAATACAAGCATTGAGGAACTGGCGCGAGTACCCGGTATGAACAAAAAAGCTGCTAAAGCAGTTTACAATTATTTTCACAGTGTCCTCCATTGA
- the mobB gene encoding molybdopterin-guanine dinucleotide biosynthesis protein B, whose protein sequence is MTKIIGISGFSGSGKTTLIDKLIGILKEKGLTVAVIKHVVSGVKFGEKDTDRYIIRKADFVAGIFGEGIIMYKREQVSLRDLLKKIGNYDIVLIEGFKYEDFPKIFILKGQGEKDEIEFLKEYKKDILCFAGKKDLNINNSFIKGPMFSYEGNPYIKYFDKNLPFFNRDDGEKIAEFIINEI, encoded by the coding sequence TTGACAAAAATTATAGGAATTTCCGGTTTTTCAGGAAGCGGGAAGACTACTCTAATAGATAAACTCATTGGCATTTTAAAAGAAAAAGGTTTAACTGTTGCGGTAATAAAACATGTGGTTTCAGGGGTAAAATTCGGGGAAAAGGACACCGATAGGTATATTATTCGAAAGGCTGATTTTGTTGCAGGGATTTTCGGGGAAGGTATAATTATGTATAAGAGGGAACAGGTTAGCTTACGGGATTTACTGAAAAAAATAGGCAATTATGATATTGTTCTAATAGAAGGTTTTAAATATGAAGATTTTCCTAAAATTTTTATTTTAAAAGGGCAAGGAGAGAAGGACGAGATAGAATTCTTAAAGGAGTATAAAAAAGATATATTGTGTTTTGCAGGAAAGAAGGATTTGAATATAAACAATTCTTTCATTAAAGGTCCTATGTTTTCTTACGAAGGGAATCCGTATATTAAGTATTTTGATAAAAACTTACCTTTTTTTAATAGGGACGATGGAGAAAAGATTGCTGAATTTATTATTAATGAAATATAA
- a CDS encoding alanine/glycine:cation symporter family protein: protein MEAFAALVGKLGNIVWGPPMLVLLVGTHLLLTFRLRFIQRYTFKAIKLSLAKSAEGEGDVSHFGALATALAATVGTGNIVGVATAVGLGGPGAIFWLWITGVFGIATKYAETLLSVKYRVKNELGQMAGGPMYVLERGLKMKWLGVLFALFTAIAGFGIGVSVQANSIADMVKNTFNIPTWITGLVIAVLTAIVILGGIKSIARVCEALVPFMAIVYVLGCLIIILMNISALPGAIATILKSAFTGQAMIGGFAGAGVMQAIRYGVARGVFSNESGLGSAPIAAAAAQTPNPARQALVQMTGTFWDTVVICLLTGLVLVTTGAWQTGLKGAALTKTAFEHIPVVGPITLTLGLLTFVYSTILGWSYYCEKAVEYLFGTKAVMPYRVLWVIAAFVGSVMSLGLVWDIADVLNGMMAIPNLISLIALSGVLVAETKKYVWEDRLEEKAPEENF from the coding sequence TTGGAAGCTTTTGCGGCTTTAGTGGGCAAATTGGGTAATATTGTTTGGGGTCCTCCTATGCTGGTCCTGCTTGTAGGAACTCATTTATTATTAACGTTTAGATTACGATTTATTCAGAGGTACACATTTAAAGCCATTAAACTTTCTCTTGCAAAGTCTGCTGAAGGAGAAGGGGACGTAAGTCATTTTGGAGCATTAGCTACTGCCCTTGCAGCAACAGTGGGAACGGGAAATATAGTAGGCGTTGCAACGGCTGTGGGACTCGGTGGGCCGGGGGCTATTTTTTGGTTGTGGATAACTGGCGTTTTTGGTATTGCGACTAAGTACGCTGAAACCTTACTTTCTGTAAAGTACAGGGTAAAAAATGAATTGGGGCAGATGGCAGGAGGTCCCATGTACGTCCTGGAAAGAGGACTTAAGATGAAATGGCTGGGAGTGCTTTTTGCCCTCTTTACCGCCATTGCTGGTTTTGGTATAGGTGTAAGCGTACAGGCAAACTCCATTGCGGATATGGTAAAAAATACCTTTAATATACCAACTTGGATTACGGGGCTTGTTATTGCTGTATTAACTGCAATAGTAATATTAGGCGGAATAAAAAGTATTGCAAGAGTATGCGAGGCCCTTGTTCCTTTTATGGCAATAGTATATGTACTCGGATGTCTGATAATAATTCTTATGAATATTTCAGCTCTTCCCGGGGCTATTGCTACGATTTTAAAAAGTGCTTTCACCGGGCAAGCAATGATTGGTGGATTTGCCGGTGCAGGAGTAATGCAGGCAATAAGATACGGTGTAGCCCGTGGGGTTTTCTCCAATGAATCCGGGCTTGGAAGCGCTCCGATAGCCGCCGCAGCAGCGCAAACCCCTAACCCTGCAAGACAAGCCCTTGTTCAGATGACAGGAACTTTCTGGGATACGGTGGTAATTTGTTTATTGACCGGCCTTGTGCTTGTTACCACCGGAGCTTGGCAGACGGGCTTAAAGGGAGCTGCTCTTACAAAAACTGCTTTTGAACATATACCTGTAGTAGGGCCAATTACGTTAACCTTAGGTCTGCTAACATTTGTATATTCAACAATTCTTGGATGGTCTTACTACTGCGAAAAGGCTGTAGAGTACCTCTTCGGAACGAAAGCGGTAATGCCCTATAGAGTGTTGTGGGTAATAGCTGCGTTCGTTGGTTCAGTAATGTCCTTAGGTTTAGTGTGGGATATTGCTGACGTATTAAACGGCATGATGGCCATTCCGAACCTTATTTCCCTGATTGCTTTATCCGGAGTGTTGGTAGCAGAAACTAAAAAATATGTCTGGGAAGACAGACTGGAGGAAAAAGCACCGGAAGAAAACTTTTAA
- a CDS encoding sigma 54-interacting transcriptional regulator, giving the protein MKRFRYRIRFKDRVGMVRDVSETIASCGANIIALSVKQGEIYFNIEPIPEIKLKDILDKIRNIKDVYEVTPVEWLPHELAHQHLITVINSVEEGIISVNKNLIITTCNNKASIFLGYDFTPINQSLKTLTDLPDEIIKNIEKGKSIEQKEIVLNTPKGPLRVLINVKPFFDDKGFVDGAVITLRKMSEVRRLAHSLTRPVMITFEDIIYKSKKMKEIVELAKTVSKGDSTILLRGESGTGKELFARAIHMESERRDYPFVAVNCAAIPDTLLESELFGYADGTFTGARKGGRPGLFEFAHHGTIFLDEIAEIPPHIQVKLLRVLQESSVRRLGEMEEIRIDVRVIAATNRPLEEMVVRGDFRQDLFYRLNVIPIFIPPLREHKEDIPVLVDYFIKKFNNKFNKSVQGIAPAALEYLLSYDWPGNIRELENVMERAMNLCKKNIISEKEIIINSPTIFNSSSKRYFQLKDIVNETEKEALIRALSQGKSARKAAKILGVSHTTVIKKMKKYGINLNEQN; this is encoded by the coding sequence ATGAAAAGATTTAGGTACCGGATCAGATTTAAAGATAGGGTGGGTATGGTAAGAGATGTTTCCGAAACCATAGCAAGTTGCGGCGCTAATATAATAGCTTTATCCGTAAAGCAGGGGGAAATATATTTTAATATTGAACCTATTCCAGAGATAAAATTAAAAGATATACTTGATAAAATAAGAAACATTAAAGATGTTTACGAAGTTACACCTGTAGAATGGCTTCCTCACGAACTTGCCCATCAACATCTGATTACTGTAATAAATTCTGTAGAAGAAGGAATAATATCCGTAAATAAAAATTTAATAATAACCACGTGTAATAATAAGGCTTCTATTTTTCTCGGTTACGATTTTACCCCAATTAATCAATCTCTAAAAACTTTGACCGATTTACCGGACGAAATAATAAAAAATATTGAAAAGGGTAAAAGTATAGAACAAAAAGAAATTGTATTAAATACACCTAAAGGGCCGTTAAGGGTATTAATAAATGTAAAACCTTTTTTTGATGACAAAGGTTTCGTAGATGGGGCTGTAATTACCCTGAGAAAAATGTCTGAAGTAAGGCGCCTTGCCCATTCTCTGACAAGGCCGGTTATGATTACTTTTGAAGATATCATATATAAAAGTAAAAAAATGAAAGAAATTGTAGAGCTGGCTAAAACCGTTTCTAAGGGAGATTCTACTATTCTTCTACGCGGTGAAAGCGGCACGGGAAAAGAGCTTTTCGCCAGGGCGATTCACATGGAAAGTGAAAGAAGGGATTATCCTTTTGTAGCAGTAAACTGTGCTGCAATACCTGATACGCTTTTAGAAAGCGAGCTTTTTGGTTATGCGGATGGAACCTTTACCGGTGCTCGTAAGGGCGGAAGACCCGGGTTATTTGAATTTGCTCACCACGGCACAATATTTTTAGATGAAATTGCAGAAATCCCTCCTCATATTCAGGTAAAACTTTTAAGGGTTCTTCAGGAAAGCAGCGTCAGGCGCCTCGGTGAAATGGAAGAAATAAGAATAGATGTAAGAGTAATAGCTGCTACCAACAGACCTCTGGAAGAAATGGTAGTAAGAGGAGATTTCAGACAGGATTTATTTTACAGGCTAAATGTAATTCCGATTTTTATACCACCTTTAAGAGAACATAAAGAAGATATTCCCGTTCTTGTGGATTATTTTATAAAAAAATTTAACAATAAATTCAATAAATCCGTTCAAGGTATTGCTCCTGCTGCCTTAGAATATCTTTTAAGTTACGACTGGCCCGGGAATATAAGGGAACTGGAAAATGTAATGGAAAGGGCAATGAACCTATGTAAAAAGAATATTATTTCTGAAAAAGAAATCATTATAAATTCTCCCACCATATTCAATTCTTCTTCTAAAAGATATTTTCAGTTAAAGGATATTGTGAATGAAACAGAAAAAGAAGCTTTAATTCGGGCTCTTTCTCAGGGAAAAAGTGCAAGAAAAGCAGCAAAAATACTGGGGGTTTCCCACACTACCGTAATTAAAAAAATGAAAAAATACGGCATTAATTTAAATGAACAAAATTAA